In Macaca fascicularis isolate 582-1 chromosome 15, T2T-MFA8v1.1, one genomic interval encodes:
- the TRIM14 gene encoding tripartite motif-containing protein 14 isoform X3, which yields MYGEQADSCREQLDVVNDLSNRVWSISQEPDPVQRLQAYTATKQEMQRQMSLGELCHPVPLSFEPVKSFFKGLVEAVQSTLQTPLDIRLKESMNCQLLDPSSTKPGTLLKTSPSPERSLFLKYARTPTLDPDTMHARLRLSADRLTVRCGLLGSLGPVPALRFDALWQVLARDCFAAGRHYWEVDVQEAGAGWWVGAAYASLRRRGASAAARLGCNRQSWCLKRYDLEYWAFHDGQRSRLRPRDDLDRLGVFLDYEAGVLAFYDVTGSMSHLHTFRATFQEPVYPALRLWEGAISIARLP from the exons ATGTACGGGGAACAAGCTGACTCTTGCAGAGAGCAACTTGACGTCGTGAACGATCTCTCCAACAGGGTCTGGAGTATCAGCCAGGAGCCTGATCCTGTCCAGAGGCTTCAG GCATACACAGCCACCAAGCAGGAGATGCAGCGGCAGATGAGCCTTGGGGAGCTGTGCCACCCTGTGCCCCTCTCCTTTGAGCCCGTCAAGAGCTTCTTTAAGGGCCTCGTGGAAGCCGTGCAGAGTACATTACAGACGCCATTGGACATTCGCCTTAAGGAAA gcatgaactgccAGCTCTTGGACCCTTCCAGCACCAAGCCAGGTACCTTGTTGAAAACCAGCCCCTCACCAGAGCGATCACTCTTCCTAAAAT ACGCGCGCACGCCCACGCTGGATCCGGACACGATGCACGCGCGCCTGCGCCTGTCGGCAGACCGGCTGACTGTGCGGTGCGGCCTGCTGGGCAGCCTGGGGCCCGTGCCCGCGCTGCGGTTCGACGCGCTCTGGCAGGTGCTGGCTCGCGACTGCTTCGCCGCCGGCCGCCACTACTGGGAGGTAGACGTGCAGGAGGCGGGCGCCGGCTGGTGGGTGGGCGCGGCCTACGCCTCCCTTCGGCGCCGCGGGGCCTCCGCCGCCGCCCGCCTGGGCTGCAACCGCCAGTCCTGGTGCCTCAAGCGCTACGACCTCGAGTACTGGGCCTTCCACGACGGTCAGCGCAGCCGCCTGCGGCCCCGCGACGACCTCGACCGGCTCGGCGTCTTCCTGGACTACGAGGCCGGCGTCCTCGCCTTCTACGACGTGACGGGCAGCATGAGCCACCTGCACACCTTCCGCGCCACCTTCCAGGAGCCGGTCTACCCGGCTCTGCGGCTCTGGGAGGGGGCCATCAGCATCGCCCGGCTGCCCTAG